From Xylanibacter oryzae DSM 17970, a single genomic window includes:
- a CDS encoding PD-(D/E)XK nuclease family protein — MKKTFLQYTAESLLEKFNCDLSGVTVVFPNKRASLFFNEYLARAAKRPIWSPSYITISELFRQHSKLTVGDPIKLICDLHKSFVRQTGIDETLDRFYGWGQLLLADFDDIDKNMADADKVFQNLSDYHNFDNIDYLSDEQIKVLHKFFENFDETHNSKLKDKFLKLWSRLRNIYEDYNLQLTNQGIAYEGALYRKVVQDNTTDFDCRCYVFVGFNVLQKVETMLFDHLIKEKKALFYWDFDKYYLNDKSEAGHYVKQYLKRYPNELDYDDDNIYNNFSNKKDITYISVPTENIQARYITKWLRSNNRIEAGRNTAIVLCDESLLQGVIHCLPPEADKVNITIGYPLSQSPVYSFVCKLIKLQTSGYSNNDGRFRLNYVKSLLKHPYANYVSENCTTLLNSINENKISYLYLSQLCIDENFTMLFGMSHEKGTTREFLCELSHWILIVLKHIAKQKVDNALLFQESVFRTYTIINRLVNLIESDDLDVDINTYERLLGQIISSSNIPFHGEPAIGVQIMGLLETRNLDFDHVLLISCNEGNMPKGVNDSSFIPYSIRKSYGLTVIDNKVAIYAYYFHRLLQRADDITITYNNSTENGKTGEMSRFMLQMMVEGNHNILYKTLRTGQSNIKRNVDNIEKTDAVYKILCDRFSGDNLLTPTAINKYMRCQLQFYYNYIAGIKEPEENDEDKIDNRIFGNIFHDSVEYIYKRLQINNGEVRKGDIEALLKNKFEIEIIVDKIFAKDLFNAKDNSTFKPQYNGIQLINREVIIKYINQLLEIDMKLAPFTILGVEKEVKKDMSIGNLNIKIGGRIDRLDIIRDDEGERIRVVDYKTGSYLPYPLKGVDEIFDPKKIQNHNDYYLQTFLYSLLVHDSQEYNTEDLPVSPALLYIQHSGVQNYDPTLCFGKEKIVNVASYRNSYMTNLLHVINKIFDKSDMFEPTNDENICSTCPYANMCGI; from the coding sequence ATGAAAAAAACATTTTTGCAATATACAGCTGAAAGTCTTTTAGAAAAATTCAATTGCGATTTGTCTGGGGTAACAGTAGTTTTTCCAAACAAGAGAGCCTCACTATTCTTTAATGAATATTTAGCGAGAGCCGCTAAACGCCCTATTTGGAGCCCATCTTATATTACTATCAGTGAACTATTTCGTCAACATTCTAAACTTACGGTTGGCGACCCTATTAAATTAATTTGTGATTTACACAAGAGCTTTGTACGCCAAACAGGAATTGATGAAACTTTAGATAGATTCTATGGCTGGGGTCAATTACTTTTGGCTGATTTTGATGATATAGATAAAAATATGGCCGATGCCGACAAGGTCTTCCAGAATCTATCTGATTATCATAATTTCGATAATATTGATTATCTTAGTGATGAACAGATAAAAGTCCTCCATAAATTTTTCGAAAACTTTGATGAGACACACAATAGCAAACTAAAAGATAAGTTTTTAAAATTATGGAGCAGATTGAGGAACATTTATGAAGACTATAATTTACAATTAACTAATCAAGGAATTGCATATGAAGGTGCATTGTATCGTAAGGTAGTACAAGACAACACGACAGATTTTGACTGTCGCTGTTATGTCTTTGTTGGTTTCAATGTCCTCCAAAAGGTTGAAACTATGCTATTTGATCATCTTATAAAAGAAAAAAAGGCTTTGTTCTATTGGGATTTCGACAAATATTATCTTAATGACAAAAGTGAAGCAGGACATTACGTTAAACAATACTTAAAGAGATATCCAAATGAATTAGATTATGATGACGATAATATTTATAATAATTTCTCAAACAAAAAAGATATAACTTATATTAGCGTACCAACAGAAAATATACAGGCACGTTATATTACAAAATGGCTACGTTCAAATAATCGCATTGAAGCAGGACGTAATACAGCTATAGTACTTTGTGATGAAAGCCTTTTACAGGGCGTAATTCATTGTTTACCACCCGAAGCTGATAAAGTTAATATAACTATAGGATACCCGTTGTCTCAGTCTCCTGTATATTCATTCGTATGTAAATTAATAAAATTACAGACTTCTGGCTACTCTAACAATGATGGTAGGTTCCGCCTTAATTATGTAAAATCATTACTTAAACATCCTTATGCTAATTATGTTTCAGAGAACTGTACTACTTTATTAAATAGCATAAACGAGAATAAAATATCGTATTTATATTTAAGTCAATTATGTATTGATGAAAATTTCACAATGCTATTTGGAATGTCACATGAGAAAGGAACTACACGTGAATTTCTTTGCGAATTATCGCACTGGATACTGATTGTTCTAAAACACATAGCAAAACAAAAAGTAGACAATGCACTATTATTTCAAGAATCTGTATTCCGTACATATACGATTATTAACAGATTGGTAAACCTTATTGAGAGTGATGACTTGGATGTAGATATAAACACATATGAGAGACTCTTGGGACAGATAATCAGCTCAAGCAACATTCCATTCCACGGAGAACCAGCCATTGGAGTTCAGATAATGGGTTTATTGGAAACTCGAAATTTAGATTTTGATCACGTTCTGTTAATATCATGTAATGAGGGCAATATGCCTAAAGGTGTAAATGACTCATCTTTCATACCATATAGCATACGAAAATCTTATGGACTAACTGTAATAGACAATAAAGTAGCTATCTATGCATATTATTTTCATCGCCTTCTACAAAGAGCTGATGATATTACAATTACTTATAATAACTCTACTGAAAATGGAAAAACAGGAGAGATGAGTCGTTTCATGCTTCAAATGATGGTTGAAGGTAATCATAATATATTATATAAGACCCTACGTACAGGACAGTCTAACATTAAAAGAAATGTTGACAATATAGAAAAGACAGACGCTGTATACAAAATATTATGCGACCGCTTTTCTGGCGACAATCTGCTTACACCAACAGCTATCAATAAATATATGAGATGTCAATTGCAATTTTATTATAACTACATTGCGGGTATAAAAGAACCTGAAGAAAATGATGAAGATAAGATTGACAATAGAATTTTTGGAAATATATTTCATGATTCAGTGGAGTATATCTATAAAAGATTGCAAATTAATAATGGTGAAGTAAGAAAAGGTGATATAGAAGCTTTGCTGAAGAATAAATTTGAGATAGAGATAATTGTTGATAAGATATTTGCTAAAGATTTGTTTAATGCAAAAGACAATAGTACTTTTAAGCCTCAATATAATGGCATACAATTAATCAACCGTGAAGTGATTATTAAGTACATAAATCAATTGTTGGAAATAGATATGAAATTAGCTCCATTTACAATATTAGGAGTAGAAAAGGAAGTGAAAAAAGATATGAGTATAGGTAATTTAAATATTAAGATTGGGGGGCGTATTGATAGATTAGACATAATTAGAGACGATGAGGGAGAGCGTATAAGGGTTGTGGATTATAAGACTGGCTCGTATTTGCCATATCCACTAAAAGGAGTTGATGAAATTTTTGACCCAAAAAAGATACAAAATCATAATGATTATTACTTACAGACATTTCTTTATTCATTGTTGGTTCATGATTCGCAGGAGTATAATACAGAAGATCTACCTGTTAGTCCTGCGCTGCTCTATATACAGCATTCTGGAGTTCAGAATTATGACCCTACCCTATGCTTTGGAAAAGAAAAAATAGTCAATGTAGCTAGCTATAGAAACAGTTATATGACAAATTTACTCCATGTAATAAATAAAATATTTGATAAATCAGACATGTTTGAGCCTACTAATGATGAAAATATTTGTTCTACGTGTCCTTATGCTAATATGTGTGGAATTTAG